One region of Demequina sp. TMPB413 genomic DNA includes:
- the pstB gene encoding phosphate ABC transporter ATP-binding protein PstB: MAKRIDVNNLNVYYSSFLAVEDVSLAIEPNSVTAFIGPSGCGKSTFLRTLNRMHEVIPGARVEGEVLMDGVNLYDSAVDPVAVRRHVGMVFQRPNPFPTMSIAENVVAGVKLNNKRMSKSDTEDLVEQSLRGSNLWDEVKDRLDKPGSSLSGGQQQRLCIARAIAIKPDVVLMDEPCSALDPISTLAIEDLIQELKANYTIVIVTHNMQQAARVSEKTAFFNIAGTGKPGKLIEMNDTTTIFSAPSEKATEDYISGRFG; encoded by the coding sequence GTGGCCAAGCGCATTGACGTCAACAACCTGAACGTCTACTACAGCAGCTTCCTTGCTGTCGAAGATGTCTCGCTCGCGATCGAGCCCAACTCGGTGACGGCGTTCATCGGCCCATCGGGCTGCGGCAAGTCGACCTTCTTGCGCACCCTCAACCGGATGCACGAGGTGATTCCTGGCGCCCGCGTCGAGGGCGAGGTCCTGATGGACGGGGTGAACCTCTACGACTCGGCTGTCGACCCCGTGGCCGTGCGCCGCCACGTCGGCATGGTCTTCCAGCGACCCAACCCGTTCCCCACCATGTCGATCGCCGAGAACGTGGTGGCTGGCGTCAAGCTCAACAACAAGCGGATGTCCAAGTCGGACACGGAGGACCTCGTGGAGCAGTCGCTGCGCGGCTCCAACTTGTGGGACGAGGTCAAGGACCGCCTAGACAAGCCTGGTTCGTCGCTGTCGGGCGGTCAGCAGCAGCGCCTATGCATTGCCCGCGCGATCGCGATCAAGCCTGACGTGGTGTTGATGGACGAGCCTTGCTCGGCGCTTGACCCGATCTCGACCCTCGCGATCGAGGACCTCATCCAGGAGCTCAAGGCCAACTACACGATCGTCATCGTGACGCACAACATGCAACAGGCTGCGCGCGTGAGTGAGAAGACGGCGTTCTTCAACATTGCCGGTACGGGCAAGCCCGGCAAGCTCATCGAGATGAACGACACCACCACCATCTTCTCTGCGCCGTCAGAGAAGGCGACAGAGGACTACATCTCCGGCCGCTTCGGTTGA